In one Bradyrhizobium sp. 4 genomic region, the following are encoded:
- a CDS encoding DUF2231 domain-containing protein, giving the protein MSINPKSTAAIGDHPLHPMIIPFPVAFLVGAPIADLAFIGTGDGFWARAAIWLIGAGIVMALVAAVAGFTDFFSDARIRSLNDAWYHMVGNLAAVVLALINFYLRYAQGAEAAVKPWGVALSLIVVGILLFTGWKGWEMVYRHHVAVLDAPGQTSSEPVTPHHGGERHRRAA; this is encoded by the coding sequence ATGAGCATCAACCCCAAGTCGACCGCCGCCATTGGCGATCATCCGCTCCACCCCATGATCATCCCATTCCCCGTCGCCTTCCTGGTCGGCGCGCCTATCGCCGATCTCGCCTTCATCGGAACCGGCGACGGCTTCTGGGCCAGAGCCGCCATATGGCTGATCGGCGCCGGCATCGTCATGGCGCTCGTTGCCGCCGTGGCCGGCTTCACCGACTTCTTCAGCGACGCCCGTATCCGCAGCCTCAACGATGCCTGGTATCACATGGTCGGCAATCTGGCGGCGGTCGTCCTGGCCCTGATCAATTTCTACCTCCGCTACGCGCAAGGCGCGGAGGCTGCGGTCAAGCCGTGGGGCGTGGCGCTCTCGCTGATCGTGGTGGGCATCCTCCTGTTCACGGGATGGAAGGGCTGGGAAATGGTCTACCGGCATCATGTCGCGGTGCTGGACGCACCGGGCCAGACCAGTTCGGAGCCGGTCACGCCGCATCATGGCGGCGAGCGCCACCGCCGCGCCGCCTGA
- a CDS encoding serine acetyltransferase, which yields MMEAAITPSETLWQKIRDEAQRAVAADPIFGRALGGLIFAHDDFTGALSDLIGQRLGDSAAERARFTTFSRDAFNGQPNLIEAAGRDLQAIVLRDPAITGLLAPLLHFKGYVALQAWRVSNWLWHHDHRDAALLFQNEASNVLQVSIHPAASLGSSVYLDHATGIVIGADVAIGDEATILQNVSIGRGTELPARSPRIGRGVFIGSGATILGNVSIGDFAKIGADTVVTSDVPRGCTAVGNPARLTNCPEPASAA from the coding sequence ATGATGGAAGCTGCGATCACGCCGAGCGAGACCCTCTGGCAGAAGATCCGAGACGAGGCGCAGCGCGCAGTGGCAGCCGACCCCATATTCGGCCGGGCTCTTGGAGGCCTCATCTTCGCCCATGACGATTTTACCGGCGCATTGTCCGACCTGATCGGACAGCGGCTTGGCGACAGCGCGGCCGAACGCGCGCGCTTCACGACATTTTCCCGCGACGCCTTCAATGGCCAGCCGAATCTGATCGAGGCCGCCGGACGGGACTTGCAGGCCATCGTGCTCCGCGATCCCGCCATCACCGGACTGTTGGCGCCGCTGCTGCATTTCAAGGGCTACGTCGCCTTGCAGGCCTGGCGCGTCTCGAACTGGCTCTGGCATCACGACCATCGCGACGCGGCGCTGCTGTTTCAGAACGAGGCGTCGAACGTCCTGCAGGTCAGCATTCATCCGGCGGCGAGCTTGGGATCGTCGGTGTATCTCGACCACGCCACCGGCATCGTGATCGGTGCCGATGTGGCGATCGGCGACGAGGCCACCATCCTTCAGAACGTCAGCATCGGTCGCGGCACGGAACTGCCGGCGCGCTCGCCTCGCATTGGTCGCGGCGTGTTCATCGGCTCCGGCGCGACGATTCTCGGCAACGTCAGCATCGGCGATTTTGCAAAGATCGGCGCCGACACCGTTGTGACGAGCGACGTGCCCCGGGGTTGCACCGCAGTCGGCAATCCGGCGCGGCTGACGAATTGCCCCGAACCGGCCTCGGCAGCCTGA
- a CDS encoding acyl-CoA desaturase, which yields MSPNASADDQHDDIMYPSALPFLLVHLGCVAAIWTGVTWQAIAICASLYVVRMFAIGAGYHRYFSHRAFATGRVFQFILAWLAQSTAQKSVLWWAAKHRHHHLHSDTEDDVHSPRHRSFLYSHLGWIFYREHDGTDLVKVGDFAAYPELMWLHRLELLPAITLAALCFLVGGWSGLVVGFLWSTVLVYHATFCINSLAHVHGRKRYVTGDDSRNNWLLALFTLGEGWHNNHHAYQSSVRQGFRWWEIDVTYYILKVLSWFGIVWNMKSPPEQVLRNEQPLGARVINRAARELAGRFDAQTLAHAISSALRRADLAQLQLPTLHDILSRAHEGVDALTHLHLPKIPTREEFLAEAKAMFARTRSLNEIVDYAYEHFLESVRAQLATAR from the coding sequence ATGTCGCCCAATGCCTCCGCCGACGACCAACACGACGACATCATGTATCCCTCCGCACTGCCGTTCCTGCTGGTGCATCTCGGCTGCGTTGCAGCCATCTGGACCGGCGTGACCTGGCAGGCCATCGCGATCTGCGCCTCGCTGTATGTCGTCCGCATGTTTGCAATTGGAGCGGGCTACCACCGCTATTTCTCCCATCGGGCTTTTGCGACCGGCCGGGTCTTTCAGTTCATCCTGGCCTGGCTTGCGCAGAGCACCGCGCAGAAAAGCGTTTTGTGGTGGGCGGCCAAGCATCGACATCATCATCTGCATTCCGATACCGAAGACGACGTGCATTCACCGCGTCATCGGAGCTTCCTCTATAGCCATCTCGGTTGGATTTTTTACCGGGAGCACGATGGCACCGACCTCGTGAAGGTCGGCGATTTCGCGGCCTATCCGGAGTTGATGTGGCTGCATCGCCTGGAACTGCTGCCGGCCATTACGCTGGCTGCTCTCTGCTTCCTGGTTGGCGGATGGTCCGGCCTCGTCGTCGGCTTCCTATGGAGCACCGTGCTGGTCTATCACGCGACCTTCTGCATCAACTCCCTCGCCCATGTGCATGGACGCAAGCGGTACGTGACCGGCGATGATTCTCGCAACAATTGGCTGCTGGCCTTGTTCACCCTCGGTGAGGGCTGGCACAACAATCACCACGCCTACCAGAGCAGCGTGCGGCAAGGTTTTCGCTGGTGGGAAATCGACGTCACCTATTACATCCTGAAGGTGCTGTCCTGGTTCGGCATCGTCTGGAACATGAAGTCGCCGCCCGAGCAGGTGCTGCGCAACGAGCAGCCGCTTGGCGCACGCGTCATCAACCGGGCAGCCCGTGAGCTTGCCGGACGGTTCGATGCGCAGACACTGGCGCATGCGATCTCGTCGGCGCTCCGCCGAGCCGATCTGGCCCAGCTGCAGCTGCCGACGCTGCATGACATCCTCAGTCGCGCGCACGAAGGCGTCGATGCACTGACACATCTGCATTTGCCGAAGATTCCGACCCGCGAGGAGTTTCTCGCCGAGGCCAAGGCGATGTTCGCGCGAACGCGATCACTCAACGAGATCGTGGACTACGCCTACGAACACTTCCTGGAGTCGGTTCGCGCGCAGCTCGCCACGGCGCGCTGA
- a CDS encoding DUF2852 domain-containing protein, with product MAYTADVNRWRGPSDQHYERPHMLNTPWHPGWIAVTILGFIMWWPIGLALLFFTLGSRRMSCWSNQDRWQNKMERMQYKMDRMRGRMERHGFGFGFGPPSSGNRAFDEYRTETLQRLEEEQVEFKNFLDRLRHAKDKEEFDQFMAQHKTRPTPPPTDQQQG from the coding sequence ATGGCCTACACCGCTGATGTCAATCGATGGCGCGGCCCTTCGGACCAACACTACGAGCGCCCCCACATGCTCAACACGCCCTGGCATCCCGGCTGGATCGCCGTGACCATCCTCGGTTTCATCATGTGGTGGCCGATCGGACTTGCCCTTCTCTTTTTCACACTCGGGAGCAGAAGAATGTCGTGCTGGAGCAACCAGGATCGCTGGCAGAACAAGATGGAGCGGATGCAGTACAAGATGGACCGTATGCGCGGCCGCATGGAGCGCCACGGTTTCGGCTTTGGCTTCGGACCGCCCTCGAGCGGCAACCGCGCCTTTGACGAGTACCGCACCGAGACACTGCAGCGGCTCGAGGAGGAGCAGGTCGAGTTCAAGAACTTCCTCGACCGTCTGCGTCACGCCAAGGACAAGGAAGAGTTCGACCAGTTCATGGCGCAACACAAGACACGCCCGACCCCGCCGCCGACCGACCAGCAGCAAGGTTGA
- a CDS encoding TetR/AcrR family transcriptional regulator, giving the protein MSWRKETRRAERGYHHGNLKEALLQAALGLIAEKGAAGFTFADAARMAGVSAAAPYRHFRDREELLSSIAQRGFEQFEARLTAAWDDGRPDTVTAFERVGRAYLAFAREEPAFYNAMFESGVPVDSNPALQAASERAFNIIRAAAERLAALAPPGTPRPPAMMMALHIWSMAHGVASLFSRGDAARRKLPMSPDELLEAEVLIYLRGLGFPTDRRPPAKSAEPPPVPPEASSGSGVPPGGPWGKPK; this is encoded by the coding sequence ATGAGCTGGCGCAAGGAGACGCGCCGCGCCGAGCGCGGCTATCACCACGGCAATCTGAAGGAAGCCCTGTTGCAGGCCGCCCTCGGGCTGATCGCCGAGAAGGGCGCGGCCGGCTTCACCTTTGCCGATGCCGCGCGCATGGCTGGCGTCAGTGCCGCGGCACCGTACCGGCATTTTCGCGACCGTGAAGAACTGCTGTCCTCGATCGCGCAGCGCGGCTTCGAGCAGTTCGAAGCGCGCCTGACCGCGGCTTGGGACGACGGACGGCCCGACACCGTCACGGCGTTCGAGCGAGTCGGCAGGGCCTATCTCGCCTTCGCGCGCGAGGAGCCCGCGTTCTACAATGCGATGTTCGAATCGGGCGTGCCGGTGGATTCCAATCCAGCGCTCCAGGCCGCCAGCGAGCGTGCTTTCAACATCATTCGTGCCGCGGCGGAGCGGCTTGCCGCGCTGGCACCGCCGGGCACCCCGCGGCCGCCGGCGATGATGATGGCGCTGCACATCTGGTCGATGGCGCATGGCGTGGCCTCGCTGTTCTCCCGCGGCGATGCTGCGCGTCGAAAGCTGCCCATGTCCCCGGACGAGCTGCTCGAAGCCGAGGTGCTGATCTATCTGCGCGGTCTCGGCTTCCCGACCGATCGCCGTCCCCCGGCGAAAAGCGCCGAGCCGCCGCCGGTACCACCGGAGGCATCCTCCGGTTCGGGCGTGCCGCCCGGTGGTCCCTGGGGCAAGCCGAAATAA
- a CDS encoding YciI family protein, which produces MSTDTYLAVFLGSKTSSKWAAWDAMPEAERKAKEQEGMAAWKGWVEKHQGAIEAMGGPLGKTKKVDGKGLADIANEMGAFTVVRAASHEAAAKMFENHPHFTIFPGERVEIMPVLPIPGG; this is translated from the coding sequence ATGAGCACCGACACCTATCTCGCCGTTTTCCTCGGCAGCAAGACCAGCTCCAAATGGGCCGCATGGGATGCGATGCCCGAGGCTGAGCGCAAGGCGAAGGAGCAGGAGGGCATGGCGGCCTGGAAGGGCTGGGTCGAAAAGCACCAGGGCGCGATCGAGGCCATGGGCGGCCCGCTCGGCAAGACCAAGAAGGTCGACGGCAAGGGCCTCGCCGACATCGCCAACGAGATGGGCGCCTTCACCGTCGTGCGCGCGGCGTCCCATGAAGCCGCGGCGAAGATGTTCGAGAACCACCCGCACTTCACGATCTTCCCCGGCGAACGCGTCGAGATCATGCCGGTGCTGCCGATCCCCGGCGGCTAG
- a CDS encoding YciI family protein gives MRFMMLMIPLGYETAAPDVQLDPERVAAMMRYNEALKDAGVLITLDGLHPPSMGARVSFVAGKPIVIDGPFAEAKEVLGGYWMIEVASRAEAIAWAKRCPAAPNEIIEIRQVQEMSDFPPDVQEAAAGFGDLKK, from the coding sequence ATGCGATTCATGATGCTGATGATCCCGCTCGGCTACGAGACCGCGGCGCCCGACGTTCAACTCGATCCCGAGCGGGTCGCTGCGATGATGCGCTACAACGAGGCGCTGAAGGACGCCGGCGTGCTGATCACGCTCGACGGCCTACACCCGCCCTCGATGGGCGCGCGCGTCTCGTTTGTGGCCGGCAAGCCCATCGTGATCGATGGTCCGTTCGCCGAGGCCAAGGAGGTCCTGGGCGGCTACTGGATGATCGAGGTTGCCTCGCGTGCCGAGGCGATCGCCTGGGCCAAGCGCTGTCCGGCCGCACCGAACGAAATCATCGAGATCCGTCAGGTGCAGGAGATGAGCGACTTTCCGCCTGACGTGCAGGAGGCCGCCGCAGGTTTCGGCGACCTCAAGAAATAG
- a CDS encoding nuclear transport factor 2 family protein gives MTDPERLIRDLFAAYLANDRQRVADALADDFRFTSPFDDDLDKATYFERCWRNTGWIARHDIERVFIQGDEAFVTYLCLATDGRSFRNTEFFTFAGGKVRRIEVYFGAARHDGRFLPQAR, from the coding sequence ATGACTGACCCCGAGCGCCTAATTCGAGACCTTTTCGCGGCCTATCTCGCCAATGACCGGCAACGGGTCGCCGACGCGTTGGCCGACGATTTCCGCTTCACCAGCCCGTTCGACGACGACCTCGACAAGGCGACCTATTTCGAGCGTTGCTGGAGGAACACCGGCTGGATTGCGCGGCACGACATCGAGCGGGTTTTCATCCAAGGCGACGAGGCCTTCGTCACCTATCTCTGCCTGGCGACAGATGGCAGGAGCTTTCGCAACACCGAGTTCTTCACCTTCGCCGGCGGCAAGGTTCGCCGCATCGAGGTCTATTTCGGCGCTGCCCGGCACGACGGTCGTTTCCTGCCGCAGGCGCGCTAG
- a CDS encoding PAS domain-containing methyl-accepting chemotaxis protein: protein MFNFQSKKVRHAVAEVEALDRSQAVIEFGLDGTILDANENLLKMSGYTLSEIKGKHHSIFVSATERESARYRDFWASLNRGEFQTTQYRRFGKNGKEVWVHASYAPLRDENGKVVSFIKFATDITAYKMRTMEDAGKIAAIGRAQAVIEFNMDGTIVTANENFLGAMGYSLDEIQGKHHSMFVTPEDRASSAYAEFWARLNRGQFEAAEYKRIGKGGREIWILATYNPILDEMGRPFKVVKFATDVTAQKMKAADNDGQLAAIQKSQAVIEFNMDGTIRTANENFLKAMGYSLTEIKGQHHSMFVEPNEKNSGAYRQFWETLNRGEYQAAEYKRIAKGGREIWIQASYNPILDLNGKPYKVVKYATDITAQAIGRKKADNARGLIEAVAAGSEQMSASIREISATMAKSRENSKVATTRVEAADGQAQRLNAAAQAMSGIVEMISGITGQINLLALNATIESARAGEAGRGFAVVASEVKSLANQAKQATDTITSEIDALNTISGDVASSLTAIKVAIAGVNEFIASTAAAVEEQSIVTADMSANMQRATAELA from the coding sequence GTGTTCAATTTCCAAAGCAAGAAAGTCAGGCACGCGGTCGCGGAGGTCGAGGCGCTCGACCGGTCCCAGGCCGTGATCGAATTCGGCCTCGACGGCACCATTCTCGATGCCAACGAAAATCTCCTCAAGATGAGCGGCTATACGCTCTCGGAGATCAAGGGCAAGCATCACAGCATCTTCGTCAGCGCGACTGAACGCGAAAGCGCCCGTTATCGCGACTTCTGGGCCAGCCTGAACCGCGGCGAGTTCCAGACCACGCAATACAGGCGCTTCGGCAAGAACGGCAAGGAAGTCTGGGTCCATGCGTCGTACGCGCCGCTGCGCGACGAGAACGGCAAGGTGGTGAGCTTCATCAAGTTCGCAACCGACATCACGGCTTACAAGATGAGGACCATGGAGGACGCGGGCAAGATCGCCGCGATCGGCCGTGCCCAAGCTGTGATCGAATTCAACATGGACGGCACCATCGTCACCGCCAACGAGAATTTCCTGGGCGCGATGGGCTACTCGCTCGACGAGATCCAGGGCAAGCACCACAGCATGTTCGTGACGCCGGAGGATCGCGCGAGCTCGGCCTATGCCGAATTCTGGGCGCGACTGAACCGCGGCCAGTTCGAGGCCGCCGAATACAAGCGGATCGGCAAGGGCGGGCGCGAAATCTGGATTCTCGCAACCTACAACCCGATCCTCGACGAGATGGGCAGGCCGTTCAAGGTGGTGAAATTCGCGACCGACGTCACCGCGCAGAAGATGAAGGCCGCCGACAATGACGGACAGCTCGCCGCCATCCAGAAATCGCAGGCGGTGATCGAGTTCAACATGGACGGCACCATCCGCACCGCCAACGAGAACTTCTTGAAGGCGATGGGCTATTCGTTGACCGAGATCAAGGGTCAGCACCACTCCATGTTCGTCGAGCCGAACGAGAAGAATTCGGGAGCCTACCGCCAGTTCTGGGAGACGCTCAACCGCGGTGAATACCAGGCCGCCGAATACAAGCGGATCGCCAAGGGCGGCCGCGAAATCTGGATCCAGGCGTCCTACAATCCGATCCTCGACCTCAACGGCAAACCCTACAAGGTGGTGAAATATGCCACCGACATCACCGCGCAGGCGATCGGCCGCAAGAAAGCCGACAACGCGCGCGGTCTGATCGAGGCGGTCGCGGCCGGTAGCGAACAGATGAGTGCATCGATCCGCGAGATCTCCGCCACCATGGCGAAGTCGCGCGAGAATTCGAAGGTCGCGACCACCCGCGTCGAGGCCGCCGACGGCCAGGCGCAGCGGTTGAACGCGGCGGCGCAGGCGATGAGCGGCATCGTCGAGATGATCTCGGGCATCACCGGCCAGATCAACCTGCTCGCGCTCAACGCCACGATCGAATCGGCGCGCGCGGGCGAAGCCGGCCGCGGCTTCGCGGTGGTCGCCTCCGAGGTGAAGAGCCTCGCCAACCAGGCCAAGCAGGCGACCGACACCATCACGTCCGAAATCGACGCGCTGAACACCATCTCCGGCGACGTTGCAAGCTCGCTGACCGCGATCAAGGTCGCGATCGCCGGCGTCAACGAATTCATCGCCTCCACCGCCGCCGCGGTCGAGGAACAGAGCATCGTGACGGCCGACATGTCGGCCAACATGCAGCGCGCCACGGCGGAGCTGGCTTAG
- a CDS encoding SDR family oxidoreductase, with protein sequence MTASPHKIALVTGAARGIGLATAKKFLTEGWRVALLDIEGELLGRAVAEIGRDEATLALTCDVSDAAAVAAAMTTVEQRFGRLDALVNNAGIAVFAPLMETSETDWRRVLEVNLTGPFLCTKAAVPLMRDGNGGAIVNITSISAVRASTLRSAYGTSKAGLAHLTKQLAVELASLNIRVNAVAPGPVDTAMAKQVHTREIRADYHDAIPLNRYGLEEELAEAIYFLCSERSSYITGQILAVDGGFDAAGIGLPTLRGERRNG encoded by the coding sequence ATGACCGCCTCCCCACACAAAATCGCCCTCGTCACCGGAGCCGCGCGCGGCATCGGGCTTGCGACCGCGAAGAAGTTTTTGACCGAGGGCTGGCGGGTGGCGTTGCTCGACATCGAGGGCGAACTGCTCGGCCGCGCGGTCGCCGAGATCGGCCGGGACGAGGCCACGCTGGCGTTGACCTGCGACGTCTCGGACGCAGCCGCGGTTGCCGCCGCAATGACGACGGTCGAACAGCGGTTTGGACGGCTCGACGCGCTCGTCAACAATGCCGGCATTGCCGTGTTCGCGCCGCTGATGGAGACGTCGGAGACCGATTGGCGGCGCGTGCTCGAAGTCAACCTCACCGGCCCGTTCCTCTGCACCAAGGCGGCGGTGCCGCTGATGCGCGACGGCAATGGCGGCGCCATCGTCAACATCACCTCGATCTCGGCGGTGCGCGCCTCGACGCTGCGCTCGGCCTACGGCACCAGCAAGGCGGGCCTCGCGCACCTTACCAAGCAGCTCGCGGTCGAGCTCGCGTCCCTCAACATCCGCGTCAACGCGGTCGCGCCGGGACCGGTCGACACCGCGATGGCGAAGCAGGTGCACACCAGGGAGATCCGCGCCGACTATCACGACGCCATCCCGCTCAACCGCTACGGCCTGGAAGAGGAACTCGCCGAAGCCATCTACTTCCTGTGCTCGGAACGATCGAGCTACATCACCGGCCAAATTTTGGCCGTCGATGGCGGCTTCGATGCGGCGGGCATCGGCCTGCCGACGCTGCGCGGCGAACGGCGGAACGGATAG
- a CDS encoding VOC family protein: protein MLNPYLFYQDTCEAAFNYYAKVLGGKIDAMMRSSDAPPDMAAGPGREKTIMHARMSLPDGSVLMASDAPSEHFHKPQGFSISLTVADPAEGERKFNALADGGSVTMPFSKTFWAKGFGMCVDKFGIPWMVNCPAEGM, encoded by the coding sequence ATGCTCAATCCTTATCTATTCTATCAGGACACCTGCGAAGCGGCATTCAATTATTACGCCAAGGTGCTCGGCGGCAAGATCGACGCTATGATGCGTTCGTCGGACGCGCCGCCGGACATGGCGGCCGGGCCCGGCCGCGAGAAGACGATCATGCATGCGCGGATGTCGCTGCCCGACGGCAGCGTGCTGATGGCCTCCGACGCACCCAGCGAGCATTTTCACAAGCCGCAGGGCTTTTCGATCTCGCTCACGGTCGCGGACCCCGCGGAGGGCGAGCGCAAGTTCAACGCGCTCGCCGACGGCGGCAGCGTTACGATGCCCTTCAGCAAAACCTTCTGGGCCAAGGGCTTTGGCATGTGCGTCGACAAGTTCGGCATTCCCTGGATGGTGAACTGCCCGGCCGAGGGAATGTGA
- a CDS encoding SRPBCC family protein has product MLKAVAIIAVVLAVGIVGVLGFALTKPDTFRVERSLAVKAPANAVYPLVADFHRWTAWSPYENRDPAMKRSFGGTTEGRGATYAWDGNNNVGAGHMEILEASAPSKLRIKLDFERPFEGHNTAEFTFVPQGNATLVTWAMSGPAPFLSKVMQVFINMDNMIGKDFEAGLASLKKLTEK; this is encoded by the coding sequence ATGCTGAAAGCCGTTGCCATCATCGCCGTCGTGCTCGCTGTCGGAATCGTGGGCGTGCTCGGCTTCGCCCTGACGAAGCCCGACACATTCCGGGTCGAACGCAGCCTCGCCGTCAAAGCGCCGGCCAATGCGGTCTATCCCTTGGTCGCCGATTTCCATCGCTGGACGGCCTGGTCACCCTACGAGAACCGCGATCCCGCCATGAAGCGCAGCTTCGGCGGAACCACGGAAGGAAGGGGCGCGACCTATGCCTGGGACGGCAACAACAATGTGGGCGCCGGCCATATGGAGATCCTCGAGGCGAGTGCGCCGTCAAAACTCCGCATCAAGCTCGACTTCGAGCGGCCTTTCGAAGGCCACAACACCGCCGAGTTCACCTTTGTGCCGCAAGGCAATGCCACACTGGTCACGTGGGCGATGTCCGGTCCGGCCCCGTTCCTGTCCAAGGTCATGCAGGTGTTCATCAACATGGACAACATGATCGGCAAGGATTTCGAGGCGGGCTTGGCCAGCCTGAAGAAGCTCACCGAGAAGTAG
- a CDS encoding RNA polymerase sigma factor, with amino-acid sequence MSEADTAWIETALTSARPQAVGALLRYFRDLDTAEEAFQNACLRALKTWPQNGPPRDPAAWLIMVGRNVAIDEVRRTRKQQPLPEDDQAISDLDDAEGALAERLDGSHYRDDILRLMFICCHPGLPATQQIALALRIVCGLTVKQIARAFLVSDAAMEQRITRAKAKVAEAGTPFETPGAVERSERLAVVAAMIYLIFNEGYSASGDTAAIRKPLCEEAIRLARLLLRLFQSEPEIMGLTALILLQHARSASRFAADGSLILLDDQDRSLWNGTMIAEGLALIDKAIRHRRSGPYQIQAAIAALHARAATPEETDWAQIDLLYGALEVVQPSPVVTLNRAVAVSKVRGPQAALDLIEPLAPKLANYFHFYGVRGAFLMQLGRNDEARIAFDRAIALANTSAEAAHIRMHLDRLIRDSQPKGANGGARQDAKVKDAKVK; translated from the coding sequence GTGAGCGAGGCCGATACCGCCTGGATCGAGACCGCGCTGACCTCGGCGCGCCCCCAGGCGGTCGGCGCGCTGCTGCGCTATTTCCGCGATCTCGACACCGCCGAGGAGGCCTTCCAGAACGCCTGCCTGCGCGCGCTGAAGACCTGGCCGCAGAACGGACCGCCGCGCGATCCCGCGGCCTGGCTGATCATGGTCGGTCGCAACGTTGCCATCGACGAGGTGCGCCGCACCCGCAAGCAGCAGCCGCTGCCCGAGGACGACCAGGCGATCTCCGATCTCGACGACGCCGAGGGCGCGCTTGCCGAGCGGCTCGACGGCTCGCACTACCGCGACGACATTTTGCGGCTGATGTTCATCTGCTGCCATCCAGGCCTGCCGGCGACGCAGCAGATCGCGCTGGCGCTCCGCATCGTCTGCGGCCTGACGGTGAAGCAGATCGCGCGCGCTTTCCTGGTGTCGGATGCTGCGATGGAGCAGCGCATCACGCGCGCCAAAGCCAAGGTCGCCGAGGCCGGGACACCGTTCGAAACGCCGGGCGCGGTCGAGCGCTCAGAGCGGCTCGCCGTTGTCGCCGCAATGATCTATTTGATCTTCAACGAGGGCTATTCGGCGAGCGGCGACACCGCCGCAATCAGAAAGCCGCTGTGCGAGGAAGCAATCCGGCTGGCGCGGCTGCTTTTGCGGCTGTTCCAGAGCGAGCCGGAGATCATGGGGCTCACGGCGCTCATCTTGTTGCAGCATGCGCGCAGTGCCTCGCGCTTTGCCGCGGATGGCTCGCTGATCCTGCTGGACGACCAGGATCGTTCGCTGTGGAACGGCACCATGATCGCGGAAGGCCTCGCCCTGATCGACAAGGCGATACGCCATCGCCGCAGCGGGCCCTACCAGATCCAGGCCGCGATTGCCGCGCTGCATGCCCGCGCGGCGACGCCCGAGGAGACCGACTGGGCGCAGATCGACCTGCTCTATGGTGCGCTGGAGGTGGTGCAGCCCTCGCCAGTGGTGACGCTCAACCGCGCGGTCGCGGTGTCCAAGGTGCGCGGACCGCAAGCCGCGCTCGACCTGATCGAGCCGCTGGCGCCAAAGCTTGCCAACTACTTCCATTTCTACGGCGTGCGCGGCGCTTTCCTGATGCAGCTCGGCCGCAATGACGAAGCCCGCATCGCCTTCGACCGCGCGATCGCCCTAGCCAATACTTCCGCAGAAGCCGCCCACATCCGCATGCATCTCGATCGCCTGATCCGGGACAGCCAGCCCAAGGGCGCCAACGGCGGCGCCAGGCAAGACGCCAAGGTCAAAGACGCCAAGGTGAAGTAG
- a CDS encoding YciI family protein, which yields MLYAILCYHDEDFVGSWSKDQDEAVMKKLAVVQEGLAKQGRLGPVARLLPTTAAATLRKEDPPLVLDGPYAETKEQLLGFYIVDCKNLDEALDVARDLGSANPGGAYEVRPVGVFRPGGNLT from the coding sequence ATGCTTTATGCGATCCTTTGCTATCACGACGAGGACTTCGTTGGCTCCTGGAGCAAGGACCAGGACGAGGCCGTGATGAAGAAGCTCGCCGTGGTGCAGGAAGGTCTCGCGAAGCAGGGCAGGCTCGGCCCCGTGGCGCGGCTGCTGCCGACCACTGCGGCAGCGACGCTGCGCAAGGAGGACCCGCCGCTGGTGCTCGACGGCCCTTACGCGGAGACCAAGGAGCAGTTGCTCGGCTTCTATATCGTCGATTGCAAGAACCTCGACGAGGCGCTCGACGTTGCGCGCGACCTCGGATCGGCCAATCCCGGCGGCGCCTATGAAGTGCGCCCGGTGGGCGTGTTCAGGCCCGGAGGGAATCTGACGTGA